A region of the Polynucleobacter asymbioticus genome:
TATTTAGCGTACACCGGCTTTAACTCATCATTAGCCTCTGTCATGGAGCTCATCAATGCGCCATCAGTAGAGTAGCCCACCACACCTGGATATGAACCGAGGCCAGGGAACAGTACTAAATAAACTAACCCAAAGATGCAGGAGAACAAAAACATCCACATCCACCAGCGAGGCAATGGATTATTGAGCTCACGCAAATCACCGTCCCAAACATGTCCAGTATCAGCCACAGCACCATCAGCTGTGTGAACTACCTTAGTTTTGCGCTGAGAAAACAGCAACCAGATACACCAAACAATACCGACTAATGAAACCAGCGCGATGTAATTGCTCCAACCGCTATTAAAAAAGTCACTCATGATTTGTCCTTGCTAAATTCATCTGGAAGATCAAATGGCAGCTCAGCCGACTCTTCGTTGGCTGACTTTCTGCTAGGCGACCAAGCCCACCAAATAATCCCAACAAAAAAAACGAGTCCGATGACTGTTGAAAAAGCGGAGAGATAAGCTGTGATCTGTTCCATTTGATTTATATAGTTTTTAAATTAATAAGCTGGTTGATTACTTCGCTACAACTTCATCGACGATGATGTAACGGCGATTAACACCCAAACCTTGAAGGTAGGCAATCAATGCATCTTCTTCAGTCTTGCCTTCCAACTCTTTAGGAGCTTCTGCAATCATTTCATCGGTGTAAGGAACACCTAAACGACGCATCGCCACCATATGAGACTGGATTGAGGAAGCATCAGCAGCATTCTTTTGCAACCAAGGGTATCCAGGCATATTGGACTCAGGCACCACATCACGAGGATTGCGAAGGTGAATACGATGCCAATCATCCGAGTAGCGGGCACCAACACGGGCTAAATCAGGACCGGTACGTTTACTGCCCCACAAGAATGGGCGATCGAATACGGATTCGCCAGCTAATGAGTAAGGACCGTAACGCTCCACCTCTGAACGTAATGTACGGATCTGCTGTGAATGGCAACCTACACAACCTTCACGCTGGTAGATATCACGACCAGCCAAACGCAGTGCAGTATATGGTGCCACGCCAGGACTAGGTTCGGTGGTTGTGTGCTGAAAAAATAGCGGCACAATTTGAACCAAACCAGCAATCGAAACCACAATGATGGTGGCAATAATTAACCAACCAACGTTTTTCTCAAGCGTTCCGTGGGAAAAGAATTTATTTTCATTAGACATGTTCTTCTCCTTAGTGAGCAGTTACAGATGCTTGTGGAATTGGGGCATTCACGAATGTTTTGCCAGTCACTGTTTTATAAACGTTGTATGCCATCAAGAAC
Encoded here:
- the ccoO gene encoding cytochrome-c oxidase, cbb3-type subunit II, producing the protein MSNENKFFSHGTLEKNVGWLIIATIIVVSIAGLVQIVPLFFQHTTTEPSPGVAPYTALRLAGRDIYQREGCVGCHSQQIRTLRSEVERYGPYSLAGESVFDRPFLWGSKRTGPDLARVGARYSDDWHRIHLRNPRDVVPESNMPGYPWLQKNAADASSIQSHMVAMRRLGVPYTDEMIAEAPKELEGKTEEDALIAYLQGLGVNRRYIIVDEVVAK
- a CDS encoding cbb3-type cytochrome oxidase subunit 3, with amino-acid sequence MEQITAYLSAFSTVIGLVFFVGIIWWAWSPSRKSANEESAELPFDLPDEFSKDKS